From the Methanoculleus caldifontis genome, the window GCCCACGGGTCTGCAACACCTCTTCCGCGCGGAGCATGTGGATGTCGAGGCCTTTCATCGCATCCCCAAGACCCCTGCTCACCTCGGCGATGACCTTCGCGTCGTCGTAGTGGTTCACCGCCTCCACGATCGCCCGGGCGGTCGCCTCGGGGTTTGAGGACTTGAAGATCCCCGACCCGACAAAGACACCGTCGGCGCCGAGCTGCATCATCAGCGCCGCGTCGGCGGGCGTCGCGATCCCGCCGGCGGAGAAGTTCACGACGGGGAGGCGGCCGAGGTTCGCGCACTCGATGACGAGCTCCGCCGGCGCCTCGATATCGCGGGCCCGGTCGACGAGCTCCTGACTGGAGAGACCCTTCAGGGTCCGGATCTCGCCCATGATCGCCCGCATGTGCCGGACGGCCTCGACGACGTTGCCGGTCCCGGCCTCGCCCTTCGTCCGGATCATCGCCGCTCCCTCGTTGACCCGCCGCAGGGCCTCCCCCAGGTTCCGGGCGCCGCAGACGAACGGGACCGAGAACCGGGTCTTATCGATATGGAACTGCTCGTCGGCCGGGGTCAGCACCTCGCTCTCATCGACCATGTCCACGCCGAGGGCTTCCAGGATCTGCGCCTCGACGAAGTGGCCGATCCGGGCCTTCCCCATCACCGGGATGGAGACCGCATCGATGATCTCCGCGATCTTCTGCGGGTCGGCCATGCGGGCCACGCCCCCGGCCGCTCTGATATCGGCAGGGACTCTCTCAAGCGCCATGACGGCGACGGCACCGGCCTCTTCGGCGAGCTGCGCCTGCTCTGCGTTGACCACGTCCATGATGACGCCGCCCTTCTGCATCGACGCAAAGCCGCGCTTGATCAGCTCGGTGCCAAATCTCAGTTCCTCGAGTTTCATTACTCCTAACTATAGCTCATGGACCCCAATAAAAATAGTGCGGCGATCTCAGAGATCGCAAAGATCACCGTCGCCGCCCGGACCGCGCGGACGATCCCGGCGCCCCCCTCCGCGAGGGTCATCTCCGGGTCCCCGATGGTATAGACACCGGGCTTCTCGAGCCGTATGCCGACGCCGCCGGCGATGACGGCCATCGGGATCCCGCCGTTGAATCCGGGACGCTTCTTCCTATCTCTCCGGAGCGCAGCCCAGGCCGGTCCAAACCGGCCCTGCGCCGCGAAGTAGGCGAGGAGGATCAGCCCGGTGAGCCGGGCCGGGATGAAGTTCAAGACGTCGTCGGCGCGGGCCGCAAACCACCCGATCCGGATACGCTCGTCCCGGTAACCGAGCATCGCGTCCATGGTGTTGACCGCCCGGAAGGCGGCGGCCCCCGCAAGGCCGAAGAGCCCGAAGTAGAAGAGCGGGGAGATGATGCTGTCGACGAGGTTCTCGGTCATCGACTCGTAGGCTGCCGAGAGGACGTGCTCGCGATCGAGATGCGCCGTCTCCCGGCTCACCATCATCCCGACCGTCGAGCGGCCCGCGTCGATGCTCTCGCTCTCGAGTGCCCGGACCACGGCGGCGACGTGCTCCTCGAGCGCCCGCCAGGCGAGACAGGCCTTGAGGAGGAAGGGCGCGAGGAGGAGGTAAAGGTACCAGGGGGCCGCAAACTGGACGAGAGCGAACGGGGCGGC encodes:
- the pdxS gene encoding pyridoxal 5'-phosphate synthase lyase subunit PdxS is translated as MKLEELRFGTELIKRGFASMQKGGVIMDVVNAEQAQLAEEAGAVAVMALERVPADIRAAGGVARMADPQKIAEIIDAVSIPVMGKARIGHFVEAQILEALGVDMVDESEVLTPADEQFHIDKTRFSVPFVCGARNLGEALRRVNEGAAMIRTKGEAGTGNVVEAVRHMRAIMGEIRTLKGLSSQELVDRARDIEAPAELVIECANLGRLPVVNFSAGGIATPADAALMMQLGADGVFVGSGIFKSSNPEATARAIVEAVNHYDDAKVIAEVSRGLGDAMKGLDIHMLRAEEVLQTRGR
- the cbiB gene encoding adenosylcobinamide-phosphate synthase CbiB, whose product is MVAAAVVVAASLLVDRLIGDPHSRYHPVAMIGRFIGWWGIPARYPPGIQRAVGIAGAFTTVFLFAAPFALVQFAAPWYLYLLLAPFLLKACLAWRALEEHVAAVVRALESESIDAGRSTVGMMVSRETAHLDREHVLSAAYESMTENLVDSIISPLFYFGLFGLAGAAAFRAVNTMDAMLGYRDERIRIGWFAARADDVLNFIPARLTGLILLAYFAAQGRFGPAWAALRRDRKKRPGFNGGIPMAVIAGGVGIRLEKPGVYTIGDPEMTLAEGGAGIVRAVRAATVIFAISEIAALFLLGSMSYS